In Candidatus Pelagibacter sp. RS39, the following proteins share a genomic window:
- a CDS encoding DNA gyrase subunit B: MTNKNTYQADSIKVLKGLEAVRKRPGMYIGDTDDGTGLHHMVYEVVDNSIDEALAGYCKNINVKLNSDGTVTVNDDGRGIPTDIHKGEKKSAAEVIMTQLHAGGKFDHDSYKVSGGLHGVGVSVVNALSEKLFLEINRDGKKHSIEFRNGEAKAPLKIAGKSKQTGTQITFLPSKEVFSSIKFSANILIKRMRELAFLNKGIKITFTDNSQKKEKILEFKYDGGLIEFVDYLDEKREKLQNKNGNDLFRKPIYIEGKRNNVELECSLKWNAGYSEDIFPYTNNIYQKDGGTHLLGFRSALTRIINKYANENNLLKKNKLTISGDDIKEGLTCVLSAKIPDPKFSSQTKDKLVSSEVRMIVETLVNEKLSIWFDQNPSVAKIVLAKIIQAAMARDVARKARENVRRKGAIELSGLPGKLADCQIGKQEGTELFIVEGDSAGGSAKQGRNRSNQAVLPLRGKILNTYVEDLNIKKNGNGNGSDQRTKALSKMISSNEILTLINALGLDPKAHEIDLKDLRYGKIIIMTDADVDGSHIRALLLTFFNNKPFNKLIENGHVYLAQPPLFKINKGSKGIYIKDEDELENYIMSNSKEIKKSKRGSKEFSKLIEMEKSKMSIQRFKGLGEMNPDELWSTTLNPETRNLLQVQYSKNSKKDQELIHTLMGNDVTLRKDFIISNAINVQNLDI; encoded by the coding sequence ATGACAAATAAAAATACATATCAAGCAGATTCGATCAAAGTACTTAAAGGTTTAGAGGCAGTAAGAAAAAGACCAGGTATGTATATTGGTGATACCGATGATGGAACTGGTTTGCACCACATGGTTTATGAAGTTGTAGATAATTCAATTGATGAAGCCCTAGCAGGATATTGTAAAAATATTAATGTAAAATTAAATTCTGATGGAACTGTGACTGTTAATGATGATGGTCGTGGAATTCCTACAGATATACATAAAGGTGAAAAAAAATCTGCTGCCGAAGTAATCATGACCCAACTTCATGCTGGTGGAAAATTTGACCATGACTCTTACAAAGTTTCTGGAGGTTTGCATGGTGTGGGAGTATCTGTTGTTAATGCTCTTTCAGAAAAGCTTTTTTTAGAAATAAACAGAGATGGAAAAAAACATTCTATTGAATTTCGTAATGGTGAAGCAAAAGCACCTCTAAAGATTGCTGGTAAATCAAAACAGACAGGTACTCAAATAACTTTCTTGCCTTCAAAAGAAGTTTTCTCATCAATCAAATTTAGTGCAAATATTCTAATCAAGAGAATGAGAGAATTAGCATTCTTAAATAAAGGTATAAAAATAACTTTCACTGACAATAGTCAAAAAAAAGAAAAAATCTTAGAATTCAAATATGATGGAGGATTGATTGAATTTGTAGACTATTTAGATGAAAAGAGAGAAAAGTTACAAAACAAAAATGGAAATGATTTATTTAGAAAACCTATATATATTGAAGGCAAAAGAAATAATGTAGAACTAGAGTGTTCATTAAAATGGAATGCAGGTTATTCAGAGGATATTTTTCCTTATACTAATAATATTTACCAAAAAGATGGAGGAACACATTTATTAGGTTTCAGAAGTGCTTTAACAAGAATTATAAATAAATATGCAAACGAAAATAATCTTCTTAAAAAGAATAAACTAACAATTTCTGGAGATGACATTAAAGAAGGTTTAACATGCGTTTTATCAGCCAAAATCCCTGATCCTAAATTTTCTTCTCAAACAAAAGACAAGCTAGTGTCTTCAGAAGTAAGAATGATAGTTGAAACACTAGTGAATGAAAAATTATCTATCTGGTTTGATCAAAATCCATCTGTAGCTAAAATAGTTTTAGCTAAAATTATACAGGCCGCAATGGCTAGAGATGTGGCTAGAAAAGCAAGAGAAAATGTTAGAAGGAAAGGAGCAATTGAATTAAGCGGCCTCCCAGGAAAATTAGCAGATTGTCAAATAGGGAAACAAGAGGGAACAGAACTATTTATTGTTGAGGGAGATTCAGCAGGTGGTTCTGCAAAACAAGGGAGGAATAGATCAAATCAAGCAGTTTTACCCTTGAGAGGAAAAATACTTAATACTTATGTTGAAGATTTAAATATAAAAAAAAATGGGAACGGAAATGGCTCTGATCAAAGAACAAAGGCATTGTCTAAAATGATATCTTCAAATGAAATATTAACTTTGATTAACGCACTTGGACTTGATCCAAAAGCTCATGAAATTGATTTAAAAGATTTAAGGTATGGGAAAATAATTATAATGACGGATGCTGATGTTGATGGATCTCATATCAGAGCATTATTATTAACTTTCTTCAACAATAAACCTTTTAATAAATTGATTGAAAATGGTCACGTGTACCTAGCTCAACCACCGCTATTTAAGATTAATAAAGGCTCTAAAGGAATATATATTAAAGACGAGGATGAATTAGAAAATTATATAATGTCTAATAGCAAGGAAATTAAAAAATCTAAGAGAGGTTCAAAAGAGTTTTCGAAATTGATAGAAATGGAAAAGTCTAAAATGAGCATACAAAGGTTTAAGGGTTTGGGAGAAATGAACCCGGATGAGCTTTGGAGTACAACTCTTAATCCAGAAACTAGAAATTTACTTCAGGTTCAATATTCAAAAAACTCAAAAAAAGACCAGGAATTAATACATACTTTAATGGGCAACGATGTAACATTAAGAAAAGATTTTATTATTTCTAACGCAATAAATGTTCAAAATTTAGATATTTAG
- a CDS encoding sugar nucleotide-binding protein, translating into MKKNIVVTGGTGRFGNHLKSISTKHKLFFPTKNQFNILNFNSMLKYFNKTKPDIVIHLAGFSRPMELHEKDINKSINLNIIGTANVTMACSQKNIKLIYFSTNYVYPGINGNYNEDDPLKPFNNYAWSKLGGECSVKLYKNSLILRVCMTEKPFIHKKAFANVKTSFMYHDEVAKILFKLLNKQGIINIGGKAQYIYNFAKKENKKVKKIYQNKNMKIKVPFDSTINIKKLQKIVKVKF; encoded by the coding sequence ATGAAAAAAAATATAGTAGTAACAGGTGGTACAGGGAGATTTGGAAATCACTTAAAAAGTATTTCCACTAAACATAAGCTTTTTTTCCCAACTAAAAATCAATTCAATATTCTAAATTTTAATTCCATGTTAAAATATTTTAATAAAACAAAACCTGACATCGTTATTCATTTAGCTGGATTCTCAAGACCAATGGAGTTACATGAAAAAGATATTAATAAAAGTATTAATCTCAATATAATAGGGACTGCAAACGTCACAATGGCTTGTTCTCAAAAAAATATTAAATTAATTTATTTTTCAACTAATTATGTATACCCAGGAATAAATGGAAACTATAATGAAGATGATCCCTTAAAACCTTTTAATAATTATGCTTGGTCAAAACTAGGTGGTGAGTGTTCAGTTAAATTATATAAAAATTCTTTAATTTTAAGGGTTTGTATGACAGAAAAACCGTTCATACACAAAAAAGCTTTTGCAAATGTAAAGACTAGCTTCATGTACCATGATGAAGTTGCAAAAATTCTTTTTAAGCTTTTAAATAAACAAGGGATTATCAATATTGGTGGAAAAGCACAATATATTTATAATTTTGCGAAAAAAGAAAATAAAAAAGTAAAAAAAATTTATCAAAATAAAAACATGAAAATAAAGGTGCCTTTTGACTCCACAATTAATATAAAAAAACTTCAGAAAATAGTAAAAGTAAAATTTTAG
- a CDS encoding DUF4422 domain-containing protein: MAKMKIYCVTNVELKHLEQLNLNLAGVGNKKFKKKYISSLSGKNIQSKERNYSELTFHYWFWKNELKKLDKSLWVGFCQKRRFWLQSKKKIASFKQLQKYILKKPPKKWSDYESIICKPIKIDNPKRMKLLKRGYKNLLKDPSIIYDKKKQNIKLHFDMHHGFGILDKAINHLKKKNERTLFRKFVNENSSFNPHIMFISKKKIIDKWFKSLFSWLFSCEKEFGLKNLNGYDQQRLYAYLAERYLSFWFKKNTKYLEWYWTFFEKKSNS, encoded by the coding sequence ATGGCTAAAATGAAAATTTATTGTGTGACAAATGTTGAGTTAAAACACTTAGAACAATTAAATTTAAATTTGGCTGGTGTAGGAAATAAAAAGTTTAAAAAAAAATATATTTCAAGTTTATCAGGAAAAAACATACAATCTAAAGAGAGAAATTATTCAGAATTAACATTTCATTATTGGTTTTGGAAAAATGAATTAAAAAAACTAGATAAAAGTTTGTGGGTTGGTTTTTGCCAAAAAAGAAGATTTTGGCTTCAATCAAAAAAAAAAATAGCAAGTTTTAAGCAACTTCAAAAATACATTCTTAAAAAACCCCCCAAAAAATGGTCAGATTATGAGAGCATTATATGTAAACCAATTAAAATTGATAACCCTAAAAGAATGAAACTCCTGAAAAGAGGATACAAAAACTTATTAAAAGATCCCTCTATAATCTATGATAAGAAAAAACAAAATATTAAACTTCATTTTGATATGCACCATGGTTTTGGAATTTTAGACAAGGCCATAAATCATCTTAAAAAAAAAAATGAGAGAACTTTATTTAGAAAATTTGTGAACGAAAATAGTAGTTTTAATCCACATATAATGTTTATTTCAAAAAAAAAAATAATTGATAAATGGTTTAAAAGTTTATTTTCATGGCTCTTCAGCTGCGAAAAAGAGTTTGGGCTCAAAAATTTAAATGGTTATGATCAACAACGTTTATATGCGTATCTAGCAGAACGGTATTTGTCTTTTTGGTTTAAAAAAAATACAAAATATTTAGAATGGTATTGGACTTTTTTTGAAAAAAAATCTAACTCATAA
- a CDS encoding SDR family NAD(P)-dependent oxidoreductase, with protein MGLRKKIKKFFYTRKFSKKNYLANINNKNILITGANSGIGLALTKKTLALDNKVLATYRENSQNLECIKNKNLTIVKYDQRNIHEFKDLEEKIKETSIDLVFNCAGVFGGSFEDQQIEKLDFKKFQEVLMVNSFSILKIMQIILDDKSSTKNLEILINISSDAGSIKLNNQGNAYIYRASKTALNSITKNMSVDLNDRFKTIVFAIDPGNVQSGMNPGGQIKSEVCANLIIDLISSNVQSLNGKFINLLGEEIPW; from the coding sequence ATGGGATTAAGAAAAAAAATAAAAAAATTTTTTTATACTAGAAAATTTTCAAAAAAAAATTATTTGGCAAATATAAATAATAAAAATATTTTAATAACTGGAGCTAATTCTGGCATTGGTCTCGCTTTAACAAAAAAAACTTTAGCTTTAGATAATAAAGTTTTAGCAACTTATCGAGAAAATTCTCAAAATCTAGAATGTATAAAGAATAAAAATTTAACAATAGTAAAGTATGACCAAAGAAATATACATGAATTCAAAGATCTTGAAGAAAAGATTAAGGAAACCTCTATTGATTTGGTATTTAATTGTGCTGGTGTATTTGGAGGTTCTTTCGAGGACCAACAAATAGAAAAACTTGATTTTAAAAAATTTCAAGAAGTTCTAATGGTTAATTCATTTTCTATCTTAAAAATTATGCAAATAATTTTAGATGATAAATCATCTACAAAAAATCTTGAGATTTTAATAAATATTAGTAGCGATGCTGGCAGCATTAAGTTAAATAATCAAGGTAACGCATATATATATAGAGCCTCAAAAACAGCTTTGAATTCTATAACAAAGAATATGTCTGTAGATTTAAATGATAGATTTAAAACAATAGTATTTGCTATAGATCCAGGCAATGTTCAATCAGGAATGAATCCTGGAGGACAAATTAAAAGCGAAGTTTGTGCTAATTTAATAATTGATTTGATTTCATCTAATGTTCAATCATTAAACGGAAAATTTATTAATTTATTGGGTGAAGAAATACCCTGGTGA
- a CDS encoding ActS/PrrB/RegB family redox-sensitive histidine kinase codes for MKFFETSKFHTLKKSTYISLRWIGIIGQLISVYIVYFFFNFDFNFILSNLIIFIGILSNFYLIFIYNKTQLSDRSALIFLMIDIFQLSSLIYLTGGIVNPFVIFLLIPSVFASSNLGIRTNLFLVITTILMIIFLTFYSEDLPAPLNNHFHVDPYYYYSIPISFIIALIFLNYFAIVFGSESRKRKEALSKMEEIMAQEHEMLSLGGQAAAAAHSLGTPLSTIKIISQELKDQLKDRFELTSDIELLSSQVERCNQILKRLSLNPIEEDDFIDEDLNFKKYIIQIVNSFQETSNKSFVLNFDQDSSPRKIPKSVEIIYGLRNFIGNANKFAKEKIFITLKSNNDFTEIIIEDDGEGYPNEILSKIGEPYLRSLKNKDKNQSGLGLGIFIGKNLLEKNFASLICQNSKTRTGAEVNIRWKNQDLKKI; via the coding sequence ATGAAGTTTTTTGAAACTTCTAAATTTCATACCCTAAAAAAATCAACTTATATTTCTTTAAGATGGATCGGAATTATAGGTCAATTAATATCAGTTTATATAGTTTATTTTTTTTTCAATTTTGATTTTAATTTTATTTTATCAAATCTAATAATCTTTATTGGAATTTTGAGTAATTTTTATTTGATTTTTATTTATAATAAAACTCAACTTTCTGATAGATCTGCACTAATTTTTTTAATGATTGATATATTTCAATTAAGTTCACTAATATATCTTACAGGCGGTATCGTAAATCCTTTTGTAATTTTTTTATTAATTCCCAGTGTTTTTGCGTCATCAAATCTGGGTATTAGAACGAATTTATTTCTTGTTATTACAACAATATTAATGATTATTTTTTTGACATTTTATTCAGAGGATTTACCTGCGCCATTAAATAATCATTTTCATGTTGATCCATATTACTATTATTCAATTCCAATTTCTTTCATAATAGCACTAATTTTTTTGAATTATTTTGCGATAGTATTTGGCTCAGAGTCTAGAAAAAGAAAGGAAGCTCTAAGTAAAATGGAAGAAATAATGGCTCAAGAACATGAAATGTTATCTCTAGGGGGACAAGCTGCAGCAGCAGCACATTCTCTTGGAACACCATTGTCTACGATAAAAATAATCTCCCAAGAACTTAAAGATCAGTTAAAAGACCGCTTTGAACTGACTTCTGATATAGAGCTATTATCAAGTCAAGTGGAGAGGTGTAATCAAATTTTAAAAAGGTTGTCTTTAAATCCAATTGAAGAAGATGATTTTATAGATGAAGACTTAAATTTTAAAAAATACATAATTCAAATTGTTAATTCATTTCAAGAAACAAGTAATAAAAGCTTTGTTTTAAATTTTGATCAAGATTCAAGTCCTAGAAAAATTCCAAAATCAGTAGAAATTATTTATGGTTTAAGAAATTTTATTGGAAATGCAAATAAATTTGCTAAAGAAAAAATATTTATAACTTTGAAAAGTAATAATGATTTCACAGAAATTATTATTGAAGATGATGGTGAAGGATATCCTAATGAAATATTATCAAAAATAGGTGAACCTTATTTAAGATCACTTAAAAATAAAGATAAGAATCAATCTGGTTTAGGTCTAGGAATATTCATAGGCAAGAACTTGCTTGAAAAGAATTTTGCTTCTTTAATTTGTCAAAATTCTAAAACAAGAACTGGAGCGGAAGTAAATATAAGATGGAAAAATCAAGATTTAAAAAAAATTTAA
- the rfbC gene encoding dTDP-4-dehydrorhamnose 3,5-epimerase gives MKIKNVNIAGLKIIKTKMFFDNRGFFKEVFKNNLIKKNFKFDVMSSSKKNVIRGLHIQTKKPQAKVITVVLGKIMDVAVDLRKNSKTFGKYYSLIISDKSEYSFYIPEGFAHGFLCLSNKCIVHYKCSEYRHKESETTLDWRDQEVKIKWPIKKPILSKKDKIGKNLEFFR, from the coding sequence ATGAAAATTAAAAATGTTAACATTGCTGGTTTAAAGATAATTAAAACAAAAATGTTTTTTGATAATAGAGGTTTTTTTAAAGAGGTATTTAAAAACAATTTGATTAAAAAAAATTTCAAATTTGATGTAATGTCATCATCAAAAAAAAATGTAATCCGGGGTTTACATATACAAACTAAAAAACCTCAGGCAAAAGTCATTACAGTTGTTTTAGGAAAAATTATGGATGTTGCAGTAGATTTAAGAAAAAATTCAAAAACGTTTGGAAAATATTATTCTTTAATAATATCAGATAAGTCTGAGTATTCTTTTTACATTCCAGAGGGTTTTGCTCATGGATTCTTATGTTTATCGAATAAATGTATAGTTCATTATAAATGTTCTGAGTATAGACATAAAGAAAGTGAAACAACTTTAGATTGGAGAGATCAAGAAGTTAAAATTAAATGGCCAATTAAAAAACCAATTCTGTCTAAGAAGGATAAAATTGGTAAAAATTTAGAATTTTTCAGATAA